The Stenotrophomonas sp. ASS1 genome segment GCCCGGAAAGGAAGGCATGACTGACGAAGGGGTTGCGGCCGTCGTGCAGGGCATCCCAGTCGGTGGCGGAAACGGACTGCAGGGAGTCGAGGAAACGGGAGGAGGGCATGGGGGAAGGATAGGGCAGATGAAACAGAAAGGCCGACGCACTGGCGTCGGCCTTTTATCCGGAGTCGAGCATGGCTCGACCCTACAGGAGCGGGTCAGCCTCTCAGCTGGCCTTGCCCTGCGCGTCCAGGTAGCGCTCGGCGTCCAGTGCGGCCATGCAGCCGAAACCGGCCGAGGTGATCGCCTGGCGGTAGTGCTGGTCGGCCACGTCGCCGGCGGCGAACACGCCTTCCACCGAGGTCTGGGTGGCGTTGCCGCCCAGGCCCGAGCGGATTTCCAGGTAGCCGTTGTTCATCGCCAGCTGGCCGTCGAACAGGGTGGTGTTCGGGTGGTGGCCGATGGCCACGAAGAAGCCGTGGGCGTCGATGTCGCGGGTGCTGCCGTCCAGCGTGGACTTCACGCGCACGCCGGTCACGCCGGCATCATTGCCCAGCACTTCTTCAACCTGATGGTGCCAGACGGTCTCGATCTTGCCTTCGGCGACCTTCTTGAACAGCTTGTCCTGCATGATCTTTTCCGCCTTCAGGGTGTCGCGGCGGTGGACCAGGTAGACCTTGCGGGCGATGTTGGACAGGTACAGCGCCTCTTCCACGGCGGTGTTGCCGCCGCCGACCACGACCACGTCCTGGTCGCGGTAGAAGAAGCCGTCACAGGTGGCGCAGGCAGACACGCCGCGGCCCTTGAACTCGTCCTCGGTCGGGATGCCCAGGTAC includes the following:
- the trxB gene encoding thioredoxin-disulfide reductase — encoded protein: MSTSLPSRHQRLVILGSGPAGWTAAVYAARANLKPVVITGLQQGGQLMTTTEVDNWPGDAHGLMGPDLMARMQAHAERFETEVIFDHIHTADVSQRPFKLIGDSHEYTCDALIIATGATAKYLGIPTEDEFKGRGVSACATCDGFFYRDQDVVVVGGGNTAVEEALYLSNIARKVYLVHRRDTLKAEKIMQDKLFKKVAEGKIETVWHHQVEEVLGNDAGVTGVRVKSTLDGSTRDIDAHGFFVAIGHHPNTTLFDGQLAMNNGYLEIRSGLGGNATQTSVEGVFAAGDVADQHYRQAITSAGFGCMAALDAERYLDAQGKAS